From the genome of Adlercreutzia equolifaciens DSM 19450:
TCGAAGTTGACGGTGTAGGTGTAGACGCCGCGGCCGTTCTGATCCTCGGCCTTCACCTCCTCGCCGTCGAGGGTGAGCTTGACGGCGGTGATGTCCTCGTCATCACCGGAAAGCACGAATTTCAGCGTTCCGGTCACATCGAAATCGGCCGTCTTGGGCCCGGTGACATCGCCCGCCTCCACGGTCTTGCCGTCCTGGACGACCTCGATGTAGACGCTTGACCCCTCGGGCACGTTGTAGCTGAACTTGGCGCTCGTCGGCGCCACGGGCTGCTGGGTGGGCGCCGTTGCGTCGCCTGCGCCCTCGTTTGCGGCACCGGTATCGGTGCCGGCGGGGTTCTGCATGCCGGAGATGGGCACCGTGGGCACATCGCTCTCCGGCGCCGCACGGTTTCCGAAGGCCAGGACGATCACGAGGACGAGCAGGCCCACGATGATGGCGCCCACGATGATGAGCGGCAAATACGAGCCGATGTTCGCCGCGATGCCCGGGGCCTGGCGCCCTTGGACGAGGTTGGTGTACTGGGGCTGCGGAGCCGCCCTGCCCGGGCGGGCCGAGGAACCGCCCAAGCCGGAACGGCCGGAGCGCGGGGAGCCCGCGTAATCGTCTCGGTAGGAGCCCCGAGAGGATCCCCGGTCGCGGCTGGAGGGCAGCGCGACCGTGCGTCCGGTATCGCGGGGGCGCTCGCGACGGTTGCTCGCCGGACGGCGGCCCGTCTCGAACTGGTAGACCTCTTCCCGGTAGGCGCGGGTGACCTCCGTGGGGTTCAGCCCCACCAGGCGCGCGTAGGCGCCCACCATGTTCGACGTGTAGCCGCGCGGGGGCATGCGGGCGAAATCGCCCTCCTCGATGGCGCGCAGGATATCCGGGCGGATGCGCAGTTTGCGGGCGGCCGTGGACAAATCGAGCCCTTTGCGCTCGCGGGCATGGGCAAGCGCCTCGCCGAATGATGTCTGTCTCGCCACGATGGTCTCCTCTGTGTTTTCCGTTGGCCGTTGCGGTGCGGTTCCGTTCCGGCCTATTCGTCAGCGGCCTCGAAGGCCTTCAGTGTTTCCAGTTCCATTTGGTCGACGAGCACCTCGCGCGGGCGGCTTCCGTTGGCCGGGCCCACGATGCCCTTTTCTTCCAGCTGATCCATTATACGTCCAGCTCGCGCGTATCCGACCTTCAAGCGACGCTGAAGGTTGCTCGTGGAGCCCAAATCGCTTGAAACCACCACATCGGCGGCCTCCCACAGAAGCGGATCGTCGGCCTCGGAGCCCCCCTCCCCCGAAGGCGAGGAGTCGCCCAAGGTCACGACGTTGGTCTTCAGGATCTCGGAGTGGTACTCCGGCTCGCCCTGGCTCTTAAGGTGCGCCACCACGGCGGCGATCTCGTCGTCGGGGATGTAGGGGCCCTGGATGCGGATGGGCTTGGGGTACTCCGGCTTGGCCAAGAGCATGTCCCCCATGCCGATGAGGTTCTCGGCGCCCGTGGAGTCGAGGATGACGCGGGAGTCGATGCCCGAGGCCACCGTAAGCCCGATGCGGCAGGTGATG
Proteins encoded in this window:
- a CDS encoding helix-turn-helix domain-containing protein, yielding MARQTSFGEALAHARERKGLDLSTAARKLRIRPDILRAIEEGDFARMPPRGYTSNMVGAYARLVGLNPTEVTRAYREEVYQFETGRRPASNRRERPRDTGRTVALPSSRDRGSSRGSYRDDYAGSPRSGRSGLGGSSARPGRAAPQPQYTNLVQGRQAPGIAANIGSYLPLIIVGAIIVGLLVLVIVLAFGNRAAPESDVPTVPISGMQNPAGTDTGAANEGAGDATAPTQQPVAPTSAKFSYNVPEGSSVYIEVVQDGKTVEAGDVTGPKTADFDVTGTLKFVLSGDDEDITAVKLTLDGEEVKAEDQNGRGVYTYTVNFEDVLNDWKRANGVAGASSDSSGDSDSGSSSSSDSSSDDSSTSDRSSDTSGNGDSSDSSEDSSDSAA